The Desulfoplanes formicivorans genome window below encodes:
- the rpoB gene encoding DNA-directed RNA polymerase subunit beta encodes MNQFVKKFGSTKDVIDIPHLLTLQVDSYKKFLQSDVPPSSREDIGLEGVFRSVFPIQDFNKTATLEYVSYDIGEPKFNVEECISKGLSYEAPVRIKVRLVVFDVDEETQDRTIHDIKEQDIYFGTIPLMTVKGTFVVNGTERVIVNQLQRSPGIIFEHDSGKTHASGKVLYSSRIIPMRGSWLDFDFDHKDILYVRIDRRRKMPVTILLKAMGLSTAEILKTFYDFHTLRFDAEGRVFREVKPEFYRKDTACSTLVRDDGKKLVEAGSLITKGAWKRMIAAGINEIEMNPVDLATEFLAHEIVHPETGEVIASPGDPLTADLIGQLQEAGIQSVQCLFASGPEVSSSIRDTLMLDKTTDTESAQVDIYKRLRPSSPPTPEVSASFFDNLFRNPDYYDLSPVGRYKLNTRLGLDLPLDARTLSNDDILKAIKHLLFLKDSHGPADDIDHLGNRRVRPVGELVENQYRIGLVRMERAIKERMSLQEVATLMPHDLVNPKPVTAVLKEFFGTSQLSQFMDQTNALSEVTHKRRLSALGPGGLTRERAGFEVRDVHPSHYGRICPIETPEGPNIGLIVSLTTYARVNDFGFIETPYRIVKDGKVTGEVRYFDASREQGEIVAQANAVIGEDGYFVNDQISARVEGEFAIVDKHEVTLMDISPSQIVSVSASLIPFLEHDDANRALMGCNMQRQAVPLLQAEKPLVGTGMEGPVARDSGACLLAEGDGVIQFVDAERVVVCYDDLYPQTGGTCFYLLQKFHKSNQNSCFGQKPRVLPGQRVVKGDILADGAGIKDGELALGKNLLVAFMPWCGFNYEDSILISEKTVKEDVYTSIHIEEFDLIARDTKLGPEEVTRDIPNVGEDMLRNLDESGIIRIGARVGQDDILVGKITPKGESQLTPEERLLRAIFGEKARDVKNTSLKVPPGVEGIVLDVKVFNRRSGDKDARTREIEDYDLNRIDRCEQQHITSLTETTISKLWKCVKGKIIARSLMGKRKGEVLVEANQTLSEKIIAQVPLKKLARLFKSKEVNENVQDILEQYDRQLQAIRAIYDLKREKVNEGDDLPPGVIKMVKVYIAVKRKLRVGDKMAGRHGNKGVVSNILPEEDMPFFDDGTPVDVVLNPLGVPSRMNIGQIMETHLGWASKELGQQIADMIEKGDDLVPVRNEVKEIFASAEISELVDSMSDEDFVAAARKLREGIVMKTPVFDGAHEDEIWGLLDRAGLPDDGKSVLYDGRTGEAFDHRVTVGYMYYLKLHHLVDEKIHARSTGPYSLVTQQPLGGKAQFGGQRLGEMEVWAIEAYGAAHLLQEFLTVKSDDVAGRVKMYEKIVKGQNFLESGMPESFNVLVKEMMSLCLDVELKERPRPRRRR; translated from the coding sequence ATGAATCAATTTGTAAAAAAATTTGGGTCAACAAAAGATGTTATAGATATCCCTCACCTTTTAACCCTTCAAGTCGATTCTTATAAAAAATTTTTACAGTCAGATGTGCCTCCTTCGAGTAGAGAAGACATTGGACTGGAGGGTGTTTTTCGCTCTGTATTTCCGATTCAGGATTTTAACAAGACTGCAACATTGGAATATGTCAGTTATGATATCGGCGAGCCCAAGTTCAATGTTGAAGAGTGCATCTCCAAGGGGCTGTCATATGAAGCGCCTGTTCGTATCAAGGTGCGTCTTGTTGTTTTTGATGTAGATGAAGAGACGCAGGACCGAACGATCCATGATATCAAGGAACAGGATATCTATTTCGGCACCATTCCGTTGATGACCGTCAAAGGTACCTTTGTGGTTAATGGCACCGAGCGGGTCATTGTCAACCAGTTGCAGCGCTCTCCCGGAATCATTTTTGAACATGATTCAGGAAAGACCCACGCCAGTGGCAAGGTTCTTTACAGTTCACGCATCATTCCCATGCGCGGATCGTGGCTTGATTTTGATTTCGACCACAAGGACATCCTGTATGTTCGTATCGATCGTCGCCGGAAAATGCCCGTGACCATCCTGCTTAAGGCCATGGGTTTGAGCACGGCCGAGATCCTCAAGACATTTTATGACTTTCATACGCTGCGCTTTGATGCTGAAGGGCGCGTCTTTCGCGAGGTCAAGCCCGAATTCTACCGCAAGGATACGGCCTGTTCCACCTTGGTCCGGGATGACGGAAAAAAACTCGTGGAAGCAGGCAGCCTGATTACCAAGGGTGCCTGGAAGAGGATGATTGCCGCCGGCATCAACGAGATCGAGATGAATCCGGTGGATCTGGCTACTGAATTTTTGGCCCATGAAATCGTTCATCCCGAAACGGGCGAAGTCATTGCTTCCCCGGGAGATCCCCTTACCGCCGATTTGATCGGACAGCTCCAGGAAGCCGGTATCCAGAGCGTTCAATGTCTGTTTGCTTCCGGGCCCGAAGTTTCCTCGTCCATTCGCGATACCCTCATGCTGGACAAGACAACGGATACCGAGAGCGCCCAGGTTGACATCTACAAGCGATTGCGACCCAGCTCGCCGCCCACGCCTGAAGTTTCGGCATCCTTTTTCGACAATCTGTTCCGCAATCCTGATTATTATGACCTTTCGCCCGTGGGCCGTTACAAGCTCAACACGCGCCTCGGCCTGGATCTGCCCCTTGATGCTCGTACCCTGAGCAATGATGATATTCTCAAGGCCATCAAGCATCTGCTCTTTCTCAAGGATAGCCATGGGCCTGCCGATGACATCGATCATCTGGGCAACCGTCGCGTGCGACCGGTGGGCGAGCTGGTTGAAAACCAGTACCGTATCGGCCTGGTGCGCATGGAACGCGCCATCAAGGAACGCATGAGCTTGCAGGAAGTGGCTACCCTCATGCCCCACGATCTGGTCAACCCCAAGCCGGTCACGGCCGTGCTCAAGGAATTTTTCGGGACATCCCAGCTTTCCCAGTTTATGGACCAGACCAATGCCCTTTCCGAGGTCACGCATAAGCGGCGTCTTTCCGCCCTTGGACCCGGAGGACTGACCCGTGAACGTGCCGGGTTCGAGGTGCGCGATGTCCATCCCAGCCATTACGGGCGTATTTGTCCCATTGAAACGCCTGAAGGGCCGAACATCGGTTTGATCGTGTCGTTGACCACCTATGCCCGTGTCAATGATTTCGGCTTTATCGAGACCCCCTACAGGATCGTCAAGGATGGCAAGGTTACCGGTGAAGTCCGCTATTTTGACGCTTCCCGGGAACAAGGGGAAATTGTGGCTCAGGCCAACGCGGTCATCGGAGAAGACGGCTATTTTGTGAATGACCAGATTTCGGCACGTGTTGAAGGCGAATTCGCCATTGTTGACAAGCACGAAGTCACCCTGATGGACATTTCGCCCAGCCAGATCGTCTCGGTATCCGCATCACTGATCCCCTTTCTCGAGCACGATGACGCCAACCGCGCCCTCATGGGGTGTAACATGCAGCGTCAGGCCGTTCCCCTGCTCCAGGCTGAAAAGCCCCTGGTTGGAACCGGCATGGAAGGACCTGTGGCCCGCGATTCCGGTGCCTGTCTGCTCGCAGAAGGCGATGGAGTCATCCAGTTTGTGGATGCGGAGCGCGTTGTTGTCTGCTATGATGACCTCTACCCCCAAACGGGTGGCACCTGTTTTTATCTGCTCCAGAAGTTTCACAAATCCAACCAGAACAGCTGTTTTGGTCAAAAGCCGCGCGTTTTGCCCGGTCAGCGCGTGGTCAAGGGTGATATCCTTGCCGATGGAGCCGGGATCAAGGATGGCGAACTTGCCCTTGGCAAGAACCTGCTGGTGGCCTTCATGCCCTGGTGCGGGTTCAACTACGAGGACTCCATCCTCATCTCCGAAAAGACCGTCAAGGAGGACGTGTACACGTCCATCCATATCGAGGAATTTGATCTCATCGCCCGAGATACCAAACTCGGACCCGAGGAGGTAACCAGGGACATCCCCAATGTTGGTGAGGACATGCTGCGCAATCTGGACGAGAGCGGCATCATCCGCATTGGCGCCCGTGTGGGACAGGATGATATTCTTGTGGGCAAGATCACTCCCAAGGGAGAATCTCAGCTTACCCCCGAAGAACGGCTCCTTCGGGCCATTTTCGGAGAAAAGGCCAGGGATGTGAAGAATACCTCACTCAAGGTGCCGCCGGGAGTGGAGGGTATTGTCCTTGATGTCAAGGTGTTCAATCGCCGTTCCGGTGACAAGGATGCCCGAACCAGGGAAATCGAGGATTACGATCTGAACCGCATTGACCGTTGTGAGCAGCAGCACATCACGTCGCTGACTGAAACCACGATCAGCAAGCTCTGGAAATGCGTCAAGGGCAAGATCATTGCGCGAAGCCTGATGGGCAAACGCAAGGGCGAAGTCCTTGTGGAGGCCAATCAGACCCTTTCCGAGAAGATCATTGCCCAGGTTCCCCTCAAGAAGCTGGCCAGGCTGTTCAAGAGCAAGGAAGTCAACGAGAATGTTCAAGACATCCTGGAACAGTACGATCGTCAGCTGCAGGCCATACGGGCCATTTATGATCTCAAGCGGGAGAAGGTGAACGAAGGCGATGACCTGCCTCCCGGAGTGATCAAGATGGTCAAGGTGTATATTGCTGTCAAACGGAAGCTGCGTGTTGGTGACAAAATGGCCGGTCGGCACGGAAACAAGGGTGTTGTTTCCAATATTCTGCCCGAAGAGGACATGCCGTTTTTTGACGATGGCACTCCGGTGGATGTTGTTCTCAATCCCCTTGGTGTTCCCTCGCGAATGAACATCGGTCAGATCATGGAAACCCATCTGGGGTGGGCCTCCAAGGAACTGGGGCAGCAAATTGCCGACATGATTGAAAAGGGGGACGATCTGGTTCCCGTGCGCAACGAGGTCAAGGAGATTTTTGCCTCTGCGGAAATCAGCGAGCTGGTGGACTCCATGAGTGATGAGGACTTTGTGGCGGCGGCACGCAAGCTGCGCGAGGGAATCGTCATGAAAACGCCTGTGTTCGATGGTGCCCATGAAGACGAGATCTGGGGACTGCTTGATCGGGCCGGCCTTCCTGACGATGGCAAGTCGGTTCTGTACGACGGAAGAACCGGAGAGGCTTTTGATCATCGCGTAACCGTCGGGTACATGTACTATCTCAAACTGCATCATCTTGTTGACGAAAAGATCCATGCCCGTTCCACTGGTCCCTATTCCCTGGTCACGCAGCAGCCTCTGGGTGGTAAGGCGCAATTCGGCGGCCAGCGTCTTGGAGAGATGGAAGTCTGGGCCATAGAAGCCTATGGTGCGGCCCATCTGCTTCAGGAGTTTCTGACGGTGAAATCCGATGATGTTGCCGGACGAGTCAAGATGTACGAAAAGATCGTCAAGGGACAGAACTTCCTTGAGTCAGGCATGCCCGAGTCCTTCAACGTGCTTGTCAAGGAGATGATGTCCCTGTGTCTTGACGTTGAACTCAAGGAGCGACCCCGTCCCCGCAGACGTCGCTAG
- the rplL gene encoding 50S ribosomal protein L7/L12, whose product MADITKDQVVDFISNMTVLELAEFIKELEEKFGVSAAAPVAAVAAAPAGGEAAAEEEKTEFDVVLKEVGGNKIAVIKVVRALTNLGLKEAKAKVDEVPSVIKEAVTKEQAEDAKTQLEGAGAVVELK is encoded by the coding sequence ATGGCAGATATAACCAAAGATCAGGTTGTTGATTTCATATCCAATATGACCGTCCTGGAACTCGCTGAGTTCATCAAGGAACTTGAAGAAAAATTTGGTGTCAGCGCTGCTGCTCCTGTTGCCGCAGTTGCTGCAGCTCCTGCCGGCGGTGAAGCTGCTGCCGAGGAAGAAAAAACCGAATTTGATGTCGTGCTCAAGGAAGTTGGCGGCAACAAGATTGCCGTCATTAAGGTCGTTCGTGCTCTGACCAACCTCGGTCTCAAGGAAGCCAAGGCTAAGGTTGACGAGGTTCCTTCGGTCATCAAGGAAGCCGTCACCAAGGAGCAGGCTGAAGATGCTAAGACACAGCTCGAAGGCGCTGGAGCTGTAGTCGAACTGAAGTAG
- the rplJ gene encoding 50S ribosomal protein L10, with protein sequence MNRAEKAKIIDDLKAKADKANIAVVTDFKGLKVEQVTPLRKSLREGGVEYQVVKNTLARIAFTDTPCDVLKDNLKDCCAVAFGYDDPVIAAKILTSFAKKNDKFAVRFGALEGKFLDDKALAELATLPGKEELLAKTLGTMNAVPQNFVCLFANLVRNMLYALTAIKDQKEQ encoded by the coding sequence GTGAACCGGGCTGAAAAAGCAAAGATCATTGATGATCTGAAGGCAAAAGCAGACAAGGCGAACATTGCTGTTGTGACCGATTTCAAGGGTCTCAAGGTTGAACAGGTGACTCCTCTGCGTAAGTCCCTTCGCGAGGGCGGGGTAGAGTATCAGGTTGTCAAGAATACCCTGGCGCGAATCGCATTTACCGACACTCCCTGTGACGTCCTCAAGGACAATCTCAAGGATTGTTGTGCAGTTGCCTTTGGCTATGACGATCCAGTGATTGCCGCCAAGATTCTCACCTCTTTTGCCAAAAAAAATGACAAGTTTGCTGTCAGATTTGGCGCACTTGAGGGAAAGTTTCTTGACGACAAGGCCCTGGCTGAGTTGGCAACACTTCCCGGCAAGGAAGAGTTGCTCGCCAAGACCCTTGGGACCATGAACGCAGTTCCCCAGAATTTTGTCTGTCTGTTTGCCAATCTTGTTCGCAACATGCTGTATGCACTCACTGCGATCAAGGATCAGAAAGAACAATAA
- the rplA gene encoding 50S ribosomal protein L1, giving the protein MPKHGKNYREVSKNIDRARKYPAKDAMDLALQASYTKFDQTVDVAVNLGVNPKYADQMVRGAVTLPHGLGKEVKVIVFCKGENEQVALDAGADAVGAEELVEKIKEGWLEFDKAVATPDMMAHVGKIGKILGPRGLMPNAKTGTVTFDIAKAVSELKAGKVSFKVDKAGIVHAPIGKVSFGAQKLLDNFTSFMSMVEKLKPASAKGAYIKGIAISTTMGPGVKIEPSSIKAE; this is encoded by the coding sequence ATGCCTAAGCATGGAAAAAATTACCGAGAGGTAAGTAAGAATATTGATCGGGCTAGGAAATATCCCGCCAAGGATGCGATGGACCTTGCGTTGCAGGCTTCCTATACAAAGTTTGATCAGACTGTTGATGTGGCCGTGAATCTTGGCGTGAACCCCAAGTACGCGGATCAGATGGTTCGCGGTGCGGTTACGCTGCCTCACGGTCTGGGAAAGGAAGTGAAGGTCATTGTTTTTTGTAAGGGCGAAAACGAGCAGGTGGCCCTTGATGCAGGCGCTGACGCGGTTGGTGCGGAAGAGCTCGTAGAAAAGATCAAGGAAGGCTGGCTCGAGTTCGACAAGGCGGTGGCCACGCCCGACATGATGGCGCATGTTGGTAAGATCGGTAAGATACTCGGACCCCGGGGGCTCATGCCCAACGCCAAGACGGGTACTGTCACTTTTGATATCGCCAAGGCTGTGAGTGAACTCAAGGCCGGTAAGGTATCCTTCAAGGTTGACAAGGCCGGTATCGTGCACGCCCCTATTGGAAAGGTCTCCTTTGGAGCGCAGAAATTGCTGGATAATTTTACCTCGTTCATGTCCATGGTTGAAAAGCTCAAGCCTGCTTCGGCAAAGGGCGCCTATATCAAGGGAATAGCCATTTCCACGACCATGGGACCAGGGGTTAAAATTGAACCAAGCTCGATCAAAGCTGAGTAG
- the rplK gene encoding 50S ribosomal protein L11 yields the protein MAKKVLAKIKLQIPAGAANPSPPVGPALGQHGVNIMEFCKAFNAKTQEDKGMIIPVVITVFQDRSFTFITKTPPASVLLLKSAKIDKGSGEPNKNKVGKVTRAQLEEIAKIKMPDLTAKDLDAAVNTIAGTARSMGLEIQN from the coding sequence ATGGCCAAGAAAGTACTGGCAAAAATAAAGCTGCAGATTCCTGCGGGAGCAGCGAATCCCTCCCCTCCAGTCGGACCGGCCTTGGGTCAACATGGTGTCAACATCATGGAGTTTTGCAAGGCGTTTAATGCCAAGACCCAGGAAGACAAGGGGATGATCATACCCGTAGTGATCACTGTATTTCAGGATCGCTCCTTCACCTTCATCACCAAGACTCCTCCTGCCTCGGTCTTGCTGCTCAAGTCTGCCAAAATCGACAAAGGCTCCGGCGAACCCAACAAGAACAAGGTTGGCAAGGTTACCAGAGCGCAACTCGAAGAGATAGCCAAGATCAAGATGCCTGATTTGACCGCCAAGGATTTGGATGCTGCGGTCAATACCATAGCAGGCACAGCCCGCAGCATGGGACTGGAGATACAAAACTAG
- the nusG gene encoding transcription termination/antitermination protein NusG — protein sequence MAEQREEVFDASQARWYIIHTYSGFEHRVEQTIREMMRTGQTEGLIYDVIVPTEKVVELVKGQKRTSTRKFYPGYALVKMVFNDTSWHMIQSIPKVTGFIGGKSRPTPLSDRDAEKILSTIESRKQQPRPKFYFEKGDEVRVIDGPFSNFNAVVEEVNYDKGKLKVSVSIFGRQTPVELDFVQVAKG from the coding sequence ATGGCTGAGCAACGCGAAGAAGTGTTCGATGCATCCCAAGCAAGATGGTATATCATACATACCTATTCGGGTTTTGAGCACAGGGTCGAACAGACGATCAGGGAAATGATGCGTACCGGACAGACCGAAGGGTTGATCTACGACGTCATTGTCCCAACAGAAAAGGTCGTTGAGCTTGTCAAGGGACAAAAACGGACGTCGACCCGAAAGTTCTATCCTGGTTATGCGTTGGTCAAGATGGTTTTCAATGATACCTCGTGGCATATGATCCAGTCCATTCCCAAGGTTACCGGATTTATTGGCGGCAAAAGCAGGCCTACCCCTTTGAGTGACCGGGATGCTGAAAAAATTCTTTCCACTATTGAAAGCAGAAAGCAGCAGCCGCGGCCGAAATTCTATTTTGAGAAGGGAGACGAAGTTCGGGTTATTGACGGACCTTTTTCCAATTTCAATGCCGTAGTCGAAGAAGTTAACTACGATAAAGGCAAGCTCAAGGTTTCGGTGTCTATTTTCGGGCGTCAAACCCCGGTGGAGCTTGATTTCGTTCAAGTTGCCAAAGGATGA
- the secE gene encoding preprotein translocase subunit SecE, with product MRTFFELSKKELKKVVWPDKKETMSTTGAVMILVVVISLFLGVMDLGLSKIIEAILS from the coding sequence TTGAGGACCTTTTTCGAGCTGTCGAAAAAGGAGCTCAAGAAGGTTGTCTGGCCGGACAAGAAAGAGACAATGTCCACGACCGGTGCCGTCATGATATTGGTTGTGGTCATTTCCCTGTTTTTGGGGGTTATGGATCTCGGGCTTTCCAAAATCATCGAGGCAATCCTGTCGTAA
- the rpmG gene encoding 50S ribosomal protein L33 translates to MRINILLACGECKRRNYATQKNKKNTTGKLELSKYCPFCKKHTMHKETK, encoded by the coding sequence ATGCGGATCAATATACTGCTCGCTTGCGGCGAGTGTAAACGAAGAAATTACGCTACCCAGAAGAACAAGAAAAATACAACAGGGAAGCTCGAATTGAGCAAGTATTGTCCCTTTTGTAAGAAGCATACCATGCACAAGGAAACAAAATAG
- the tuf gene encoding elongation factor Tu, which yields MAKEKFVRTKPHVNIGTVGHIDHGKTTLTAAITKMVSLKNSESGQFVAFDEIDKAPEEKERGITIATAHVEYETEKRHYAHVDCPGHADYIKNMITGAAQMDGGIIVVAATDGPMPQTREHILLARQVGVPSLVVFLNKCDLVDDEELLELVEMEVRELLDKYGFPGDEIPVIKGSALKALESDDPESEEAKCIFELLDACDSYIPEPERDIDKPFLMPIEDVFSISGRGTVVTGRVERGVINVSDEVEIVGIKDTVKTVCTGVEMFRKILDRGEAGDNVGVLLRGIKRDEVERGQVLAAPKTITPHKKFKGEVYVLNKEEGGRHTPFFAGYRPQFYFRTTDITGVVTLPEGVEMIMPGDNTTFEVELIAPIAMEKGLRFAIREGGRTVGAGVVSEIIE from the coding sequence ATGGCTAAAGAAAAATTTGTAAGAACCAAGCCGCATGTCAATATCGGTACCGTCGGTCACATCGACCATGGCAAGACGACTCTGACCGCAGCCATCACCAAGATGGTCAGTCTGAAGAATTCTGAAAGCGGACAGTTTGTGGCCTTTGACGAGATCGACAAGGCTCCTGAAGAAAAGGAAAGGGGTATTACCATTGCCACAGCCCACGTCGAGTATGAGACTGAAAAACGTCATTACGCCCATGTGGACTGTCCTGGTCACGCCGACTACATCAAGAACATGATCACTGGTGCCGCCCAGATGGATGGTGGTATTATTGTTGTTGCCGCCACTGACGGTCCCATGCCCCAGACCCGTGAGCACATTCTGCTTGCCCGTCAGGTTGGTGTGCCTTCTCTGGTCGTCTTCCTGAACAAGTGCGATCTGGTCGATGATGAAGAACTTCTCGAGCTGGTGGAAATGGAAGTTCGCGAGCTTCTGGACAAGTACGGCTTTCCCGGAGACGAAATTCCTGTTATCAAGGGAAGCGCTCTCAAGGCTCTGGAGAGCGACGATCCTGAAAGTGAAGAAGCCAAGTGCATTTTCGAGCTGCTGGATGCCTGTGACTCCTACATCCCCGAGCCCGAGCGCGACATTGACAAGCCTTTCCTTATGCCCATCGAAGACGTCTTCTCCATCTCCGGTCGTGGTACGGTTGTTACCGGTCGTGTGGAACGCGGTGTGATCAATGTCAGTGACGAAGTCGAAATCGTCGGCATCAAGGATACCGTCAAGACTGTATGTACGGGTGTTGAAATGTTCCGCAAGATCCTTGATCGCGGTGAAGCCGGCGACAACGTTGGTGTTCTGCTCCGCGGCATCAAGAGGGACGAAGTTGAACGCGGTCAGGTTCTCGCCGCTCCCAAGACCATCACTCCCCACAAGAAGTTCAAGGGTGAGGTGTATGTCCTGAATAAGGAAGAAGGTGGCCGTCACACGCCCTTTTTTGCCGGATATCGTCCTCAGTTCTATTTCCGGACAACCGACATCACCGGTGTGGTGACCTTGCCCGAAGGCGTTGAAATGATCATGCCTGGTGACAACACCACTTTTGAAGTTGAACTGATCGCTCCCATCGCCATGGAAAAGGGTCTGCGTTTTGCCATTCGTGAAGGCGGAAGAACCGTCGGTGCGGGAGTTGTATCTGAAATCATAGAGTAA
- the lpxC gene encoding UDP-3-O-acyl-N-acetylglucosamine deacetylase translates to MRQRTIKKKVECSGIGLHSGKKLRLVMRPAEQDTGVVFQHMGADGKHTLRPRPESVVSTGLATTLGFGGRKIATVEHLMAAIAGLGIDNIVVEVYGDEVPIMDGSAASFVFLLRSAGIRKQAGSKRVFRVKRELLFERDGKAIRVVPHDGFKVTYTIQFDHPLVGEQTFCLALSPETFMHEVAKARTFGFMKDVEMLQKNGLALGGSLENAVVLDEYGVVNPDGLRFKDELVRHKILDFIGDMHLLDLPMQGAFHVRCSGHEHNNAFLRYISEHRADYLEEVALASPDAAAAACKEPAAAMEPALA, encoded by the coding sequence ATGCGACAAAGAACAATCAAGAAAAAAGTAGAGTGTTCCGGCATAGGACTGCACAGCGGCAAGAAATTGCGGCTGGTCATGCGCCCGGCTGAGCAGGATACGGGTGTTGTCTTTCAGCACATGGGGGCGGATGGTAAACATACCCTGCGTCCTCGTCCTGAAAGCGTGGTGTCCACTGGGCTGGCCACAACCCTTGGTTTTGGGGGGCGGAAAATCGCCACGGTGGAACATCTCATGGCGGCCATTGCCGGGCTGGGCATCGATAATATTGTTGTCGAGGTCTACGGAGACGAAGTGCCAATCATGGATGGCAGCGCAGCCAGTTTTGTTTTTTTGCTCCGTTCCGCGGGTATCAGAAAACAGGCCGGTTCCAAACGGGTCTTCCGGGTCAAGCGCGAACTGCTCTTTGAAAGGGACGGCAAGGCGATTCGGGTTGTTCCCCATGACGGGTTCAAGGTGACCTATACCATACAGTTTGATCATCCCCTTGTGGGAGAGCAGACCTTTTGTCTTGCCCTTTCGCCCGAGACCTTCATGCATGAAGTGGCCAAGGCCAGAACATTCGGGTTCATGAAAGATGTCGAGATGCTTCAGAAAAACGGTCTTGCCTTGGGAGGCTCCCTGGAAAACGCTGTTGTCCTGGATGAGTATGGGGTGGTCAATCCGGACGGCTTGCGGTTCAAGGACGAGTTGGTTCGGCACAAGATTCTCGATTTCATCGGCGACATGCACCTTCTTGATCTCCCCATGCAGGGGGCATTTCATGTCCGATGTTCGGGGCATGAGCACAACAATGCCTTTTTGCGCTATATTTCGGAGCACAGGGCCGATTACCTGGAAGAGGTGGCCTTGGCTTCACCTGACGCTGCTGCTGCCGCGTGCAAGGAACCGGCTGCTGCCATGGAGCCTGCTTTGGCCTGA